One region of Xylanibacillus composti genomic DNA includes:
- the asnB gene encoding asparagine synthase (glutamine-hydrolyzing), with protein MCGITGWVDWMKDLAHYPTIVESMTETLTPRGPDAKGTWLSTHCALGHRRLSVIDPENGAQPMSRKMGVKTYTLVYNGEIYNAAELRSELKCRGHRFHTMCDTEVLLLAYMEWGPSCVEKLNGIFAFAVWNDVDETLFMARDRLGVKPLFYSCRTGSLLFGSEPKAILAHPGFHPEADEETLAEIFAVGPARTPGHGIFKHMEELRPGHCLHYTRGGLRIHAYWKLESREHTDDLEKTVTAVRELLLDTVHRQLISDVPVCTLLSGGLDSSALTAIAAAHYRDSGRGALDTYSVDYADNDKHFKSSAFTPNADAPWIKRMSEHLGTRHTYVEFDTPELVDSLTEVVLARDTPGMADIDGSLLLFSREIKKGATVALSGEAADEIFGGYPWFHRNESLEADTFPWSLKLKERLSVLSPELLDYAQPEAYVKGRYEQALSEVSHLPSESPKLRTMREMSYLNITRFMPTLLDRKDRMSMRVGLEVRVPYCDHRLVDYVYNIPWEMKTSGNREKGILRKALEGILPEDVLYRKKSPYPKTHNPNYMKAVKAWMLDILDDPASPILPFINVPKLRELAAAESDSFDIPWFGQLMTGPQLFAYLAQVNFWLKEYRISVK; from the coding sequence ATGTGCGGAATTACCGGGTGGGTCGATTGGATGAAGGATCTGGCCCATTACCCTACAATTGTGGAATCGATGACGGAAACGCTGACGCCGCGAGGCCCGGATGCCAAAGGAACCTGGCTCTCCACGCATTGTGCGCTGGGGCATCGCAGATTGAGTGTCATCGATCCCGAGAATGGCGCTCAACCGATGTCGAGGAAGATGGGCGTCAAAACGTATACGCTTGTGTACAACGGTGAAATTTACAATGCTGCAGAGCTCCGCAGCGAGCTCAAATGCAGAGGACATCGCTTCCATACGATGTGCGACACAGAGGTGCTGCTGCTGGCATACATGGAATGGGGACCGAGCTGCGTGGAGAAGCTGAACGGCATTTTCGCCTTCGCGGTATGGAATGACGTCGACGAAACTTTGTTTATGGCGCGAGATCGCCTTGGCGTCAAACCCCTCTTCTACTCATGCAGGACCGGAAGCCTTCTCTTCGGCTCTGAACCGAAGGCCATTCTTGCGCATCCCGGCTTTCACCCGGAAGCGGATGAAGAGACGCTGGCCGAAATCTTTGCCGTCGGCCCTGCGCGAACACCCGGCCACGGCATCTTCAAGCACATGGAAGAGCTGCGTCCAGGCCATTGCCTGCATTATACACGCGGAGGCCTGCGCATTCACGCCTACTGGAAGCTGGAAAGCCGCGAGCATACCGATGATCTGGAAAAGACTGTGACGGCCGTCCGGGAGCTGCTGCTGGACACCGTGCACCGTCAACTCATTTCCGATGTGCCGGTCTGCACATTGCTGTCGGGCGGTCTGGATTCCAGCGCATTGACTGCGATTGCCGCAGCGCACTACCGCGATAGCGGTCGCGGCGCACTGGACACGTATTCCGTCGATTATGCGGATAACGACAAGCATTTCAAGTCCAGCGCCTTCACCCCGAACGCCGATGCGCCATGGATCAAGCGGATGTCGGAGCATCTCGGCACGCGGCATACGTATGTGGAATTTGATACGCCCGAGCTCGTCGACTCCTTGACAGAAGTGGTCTTGGCACGCGACACACCGGGCATGGCCGATATCGACGGCTCCCTGCTGCTGTTCTCCCGGGAAATTAAAAAAGGCGCCACTGTGGCGCTTTCGGGTGAAGCAGCGGATGAAATCTTCGGCGGATACCCTTGGTTTCATCGAAATGAATCGCTTGAAGCCGATACCTTTCCATGGTCGCTCAAGCTGAAAGAGCGCTTGTCCGTCCTGTCTCCGGAGTTGCTTGACTACGCGCAGCCGGAAGCGTACGTAAAAGGGCGATACGAGCAGGCATTGTCCGAGGTGTCCCATTTGCCTAGCGAATCTCCCAAGCTGAGAACTATGCGAGAAATGTCCTACCTGAATATCACCCGCTTCATGCCGACGCTGCTTGACCGCAAGGATCGGATGAGCATGCGGGTCGGACTGGAGGTACGGGTGCCGTATTGCGATCATCGCTTGGTCGATTATGTATACAATATTCCTTGGGAGATGAAGACATCAGGCAATCGGGAAAAGGGCATTTTGCGAAAAGCGCTGGAGGGAATATTGCCAGAGGATGTGTTATACCGCAAAAAAAGCCCGTATCCGAAAACGCACAATCCCAATTATATGAAGGCCGTGAAAGCGTGGATGCTCGATATTCTGGATGATCCCGCTTCGCCGATCCTGCCATTCATCAATGTCCCCAAGCTGCGTGAACTGGCCGCTGCAGAGAGCGACAGCTTTGATATCCCTTGGTTCGGCCAGCTGATGACCGGACCGCAGCTGTTCGCCTATTTGGCCCAGGTCAATTTCTGGCTCAAGGAATACCGAATCAGTGTGAAATAA
- a CDS encoding non-canonical purine NTP pyrophosphatase has translation MPAVPNPVVIATRNAGKVKEFEAMLGKLGLEVQSLADYPAIPDIPEDGATFRDNAIIKARAVAERLNRAVIADDSGLCVDRLDGAPGVYSARFAGEQATDAENNAKLLRKLQELAPESAWPQGADAADGTSVELLSAARFVCVLALVVPGKEQPVTAEGNCEGFILGKSRGDGGFGYDPLFYLPQLGQSMAELSLEEKNRLSHRSQALKRFMELISH, from the coding sequence ATGCCAGCCGTTCCTAACCCTGTGGTGATTGCCACGCGCAATGCGGGCAAGGTGAAGGAATTCGAAGCGATGCTGGGCAAGCTCGGGCTAGAGGTGCAAAGCCTGGCGGACTATCCGGCTATTCCGGATATTCCCGAGGACGGAGCAACCTTTCGCGATAATGCAATCATCAAGGCAAGAGCGGTAGCCGAGAGATTGAATCGTGCTGTCATCGCCGATGATTCCGGCCTCTGCGTCGATCGTCTGGACGGCGCCCCAGGGGTATATTCCGCCCGGTTTGCCGGGGAGCAGGCGACAGACGCGGAGAACAATGCCAAGCTGCTGCGCAAGCTGCAGGAGCTGGCACCGGAATCAGCCTGGCCGCAAGGGGCGGATGCCGCAGACGGAACGTCCGTGGAGCTGCTAAGCGCGGCTCGCTTTGTCTGCGTCTTGGCGCTGGTTGTCCCTGGAAAGGAGCAGCCGGTCACAGCAGAAGGAAACTGTGAAGGCTTCATTCTCGGAAAGTCCAGGGGGGACGGCGGCTTCGGCTATGATCCGCTGTTCTATCTTCCGCAGCTCGGACAATCGATGGCGGAGCTGTCGTTAGAGGAAAAAAACCGCCTAAGCCATCGTTCGCAGGCGCTTAAGCGGTTTATGGAGCTTATTTCACACTGA
- the rph gene encoding ribonuclease PH — protein MRPDGRQTNELRDMQIIPGWNKHAEGSVLIEVGDTRVLCTATVEDRVPPFMKGQGRGWVTAEYAMLPRATGTRNQREAAKGKLGGRTMEIQRLIGRALRSVVDLAALGERSVTLDCDVLQADGGTRTTSITGAFVAMALAMQKLVDNGQLKKLPITDYLASVSVGIVNGQPVLDLNYAEDSQAKVDMNVVMTGNGAFVEVQGTGEEAPFTRDELNALLALAEEGIGQMIAKQKAVLGSVGDRIEEAATYASRS, from the coding sequence GTGAGACCAGACGGCAGACAGACGAATGAACTCCGGGACATGCAGATCATTCCCGGGTGGAACAAGCATGCGGAAGGCTCCGTACTAATTGAGGTGGGGGATACCCGCGTACTTTGTACCGCGACCGTGGAGGATCGAGTGCCGCCCTTTATGAAGGGGCAAGGCCGCGGATGGGTCACGGCGGAATATGCCATGCTGCCGAGAGCGACGGGCACACGCAATCAGCGGGAGGCAGCGAAAGGCAAGCTGGGCGGACGCACGATGGAAATTCAGCGTCTGATCGGACGAGCGCTTCGTTCGGTTGTAGATTTGGCCGCGCTTGGAGAACGTTCGGTTACACTGGATTGCGACGTACTGCAGGCAGACGGCGGCACACGGACGACATCCATTACCGGCGCGTTCGTGGCGATGGCCTTGGCCATGCAGAAACTGGTCGACAACGGTCAGCTGAAAAAGCTGCCGATCACCGATTATTTGGCATCGGTCAGCGTCGGGATCGTCAACGGCCAGCCGGTGCTCGATCTGAACTATGCGGAGGATTCCCAAGCGAAGGTGGACATGAATGTCGTCATGACCGGGAATGGGGCATTTGTCGAAGTACAGGGCACCGGGGAGGAAGCGCCATTCACCCGCGACGAGCTCAATGCCCTGCTTGCGCTGGCGGAAGAAGGGATCGGTCAGATGATTGCGAAGCAAAAGGCCGTTCTGGGCTCCGTCGGTGACCGAATTGAGGAGGCTGCAACCTATGCCAGCCGTTCCTAA